The following are from one region of the Muntiacus reevesi chromosome 3, mMunRee1.1, whole genome shotgun sequence genome:
- the CCDC28A gene encoding coiled-coil domain-containing protein 28A, which yields MEERKVKRRSPKSFSAHSTQVVNTKKNAIPVSKSTGFSNPASQSTSQRPKLKRVTKEKAKPQGGEGKGAQSTPIQHSFLTDVSDVQEMERGLLSLLNDFHSGKLQAFGNECSIEQMEHVRGMQEKLARLNLELYGELEELPEDKRKAASDSNLERLLSDLEELNSSIQKLHLADAQDVPNTSTS from the exons ATGGAGGAGCGCAAAGTGAAGAGAAGAAGTCCTAAGTCTTTTAGTGCCCACTCTACTCAGGTTGTTAATACCAAAAAAAATGCCATTCCAGTTAGTAAAAGCACGGGGTTTTCAAATCCTGCATCCCAGTCAACTTCACAGCGACCAAAGTTAAAAAG AGTGACGAAAGAAAAGGCCAAACCTCaaggtggagaaggcaaaggtgccCAGTCAACCCCAATCCAGCACTCCTTCCTCACCGATGTCTCCGATGTCCAGGAAATGGAAAGGGGCCTCCTCAGCCTTTTAAATGACTTCCACTCTGGAAAACTCCAAGCTTTCG GAAATGAATGTTCCATTGAACAGATGGAACATGTTCGGGGAATGCAGGAGAAATTAGCTCGCTTGAACTTGGAGCTCTATGGGGAGTTAGAAGAACTTCCCGAGGATAAGAGAAAAGCAGCCAGTGACTCTAATCTGGAGAGGCTTCTGTCTGAT CTAGAAGAATTGAATTCTTCCAT